In Deinococcus sp. QL22, the following are encoded in one genomic region:
- a CDS encoding 23S rRNA (pseudouridine(1915)-N(3))-methyltransferase RlmH, whose amino-acid sequence MRLHLITVGEPKLAYARAGWDEYEKRLRRYHKLTVTRVTGKTQALESEAILRAAGKTPLILLDPRGQQFTSEGLAAYLDGQGLGGTGELAFAIGGPEGHTDGLRAGAYALWSLGTLTLPHDLAMVVLAEALYRAATISAGEPYHRG is encoded by the coding sequence ATGAGATTGCACCTGATTACCGTGGGCGAACCCAAACTGGCATATGCCCGCGCAGGCTGGGACGAGTACGAAAAACGCCTGCGCCGCTATCACAAATTGACCGTGACGCGGGTGACAGGCAAAACGCAGGCGCTGGAAAGTGAGGCCATTCTCCGCGCCGCCGGGAAAACCCCGCTGATCCTGCTCGACCCACGCGGCCAGCAGTTCACATCGGAAGGGTTGGCGGCGTACTTGGACGGACAGGGCTTGGGCGGCACGGGCGAACTGGCATTTGCTATCGGCGGCCCGGAAGGACACACCGACGGGTTGCGGGCTGGAGCTTACGCCCTGTGGAGCCTCGGCACGCTGACCCTGCCTCATGATCTGGCGATGGTGGTGCTGGCCGAGGCGCTGTACCGGGCGGCGACGATCAGTGCGGGGGAGCCGTATCACCGGGGGTAA
- the rsmI gene encoding 16S rRNA (cytidine(1402)-2'-O)-methyltransferase, with translation MSSTREDRLEADRVEADSLDELVLDEEWSEAANDASADLPPLSPIPDGARVWLVPTPVGNLGDLTLRAIEVLRAADAVACEDTRRTGALLSHLGIRKPLVRLDAHTMRRAPQVLERYARLAYVSDAGTPGISDPGAELVQAAIAADVPIEVLPGATAFVPALVLSGLDNARFTFEGFLPRSGKDRKARLSAVASRVETSIIYESPHRLHATLTDLTASCGPLRRSSVTRELSKRFEETRRGSLAELADHFEAGTRGEIVLVVAGRPEGEADPAQPVTDPAEQARAWAAAGQGVRDIRDALMRQGLRKNDAYALALQVTQAQQP, from the coding sequence ATGAGTAGCACACGGGAAGACAGGCTTGAGGCTGACCGTGTTGAAGCTGACAGCCTTGACGAACTGGTGCTGGACGAAGAGTGGTCAGAGGCAGCAAATGACGCCTCCGCCGACCTGCCCCCGCTCAGTCCTATTCCAGACGGGGCTCGGGTGTGGTTGGTGCCCACGCCTGTAGGCAACCTGGGCGATCTGACCCTGCGGGCCATAGAAGTCCTGCGGGCCGCCGACGCTGTGGCCTGCGAAGACACCCGACGCACTGGGGCGCTGTTGTCACATCTGGGCATCCGCAAGCCGCTGGTACGCCTGGACGCCCATACCATGCGCCGCGCCCCGCAAGTGCTGGAACGCTACGCCCGCCTGGCGTATGTCAGCGATGCAGGCACGCCCGGAATCAGTGACCCCGGCGCGGAACTCGTGCAGGCCGCCATTGCCGCCGATGTGCCCATAGAAGTGCTGCCCGGAGCCACCGCTTTCGTGCCCGCGCTGGTGCTGTCGGGCCTGGACAATGCCCGGTTTACCTTCGAGGGCTTCCTCCCGCGTTCGGGCAAAGACCGCAAAGCCCGCCTGAGCGCGGTGGCATCGCGGGTCGAAACCAGCATCATCTACGAAAGTCCTCACCGCCTGCACGCCACCCTGACCGATCTGACGGCCAGTTGCGGCCCACTGCGGCGCTCCAGCGTTACGCGAGAACTGTCCAAGCGGTTCGAGGAGACCCGGCGCGGCAGCCTGGCAGAATTGGCCGATCATTTTGAGGCAGGCACACGCGGCGAAATCGTATTGGTGGTGGCGGGCCGACCAGAGGGCGAGGCCGACCCAGCGCAGCCCGTGACCGATCCGGCAGAGCAGGCCAGAGCGTGGGCGGCAGCGGGGCAAGGGGTCAGGGATATACGTGACGCGCTCATGCGGCAGGGTTTGCGTAAGAATGACGCTTACGCGTTGGCCTTACAGGTCACCCAAGCTCAGCAGCCCTGA
- the pfkA gene encoding 6-phosphofructokinase, whose translation MIEPQTYHPNPNGLKRVAVLTSGGDAPGMNAAIRAVVRTATHNGIEVVGVRRGFQGLHEGDMALIGPRDVANTIQRGGTILLTARSHTWRSPEGRAKGAQNLRDWQVDGLIVIGGDGSFHGAHYLQQEHGFPVIGVPGTIDNDLYGTDHTIGYFTAVETALDAVDKLRDTGASHERIFVIEVMGRHAGHIALEVAVAGGAEEVFIPEDAKPVDGVVEIVKQSLAKGKASSIIIVAEGYPGGAEGVSKAIHEGTGQETRVSILGHIQRGGTPVSSDRVLASRLGEAAVYALMDGKSDVMVGRQGGGISHIPLHETWEKRKDVNRDLYRCAKTLSV comes from the coding sequence ATGATTGAACCACAGACCTACCATCCCAATCCCAACGGCCTGAAACGTGTGGCCGTGCTGACCAGCGGCGGCGACGCCCCCGGCATGAACGCGGCCATCCGCGCCGTCGTGAGAACAGCCACCCACAACGGCATAGAAGTCGTGGGCGTGCGCCGGGGCTTTCAGGGCCTCCACGAGGGCGACATGGCCCTGATCGGCCCGCGTGACGTGGCCAACACCATCCAGCGCGGCGGCACCATTTTGCTTACGGCCCGTTCTCATACTTGGCGCAGTCCGGAAGGCCGGGCCAAAGGCGCACAGAACTTGCGCGACTGGCAAGTTGACGGCCTGATCGTGATCGGCGGCGACGGCAGCTTTCACGGCGCACACTATTTGCAGCAGGAACACGGCTTCCCCGTCATCGGCGTGCCCGGCACCATCGACAACGATCTGTACGGCACAGACCACACCATCGGCTACTTTACGGCAGTCGAGACGGCCCTGGACGCCGTAGACAAACTGCGCGACACCGGGGCCAGCCACGAGCGAATCTTCGTGATCGAGGTCATGGGCCGTCACGCCGGACACATCGCTCTAGAAGTTGCGGTGGCGGGCGGGGCCGAGGAAGTCTTTATTCCCGAAGACGCCAAGCCCGTAGACGGTGTCGTCGAGATCGTGAAGCAGAGCCTCGCCAAAGGCAAAGCCAGTTCGATCATTATTGTGGCCGAGGGCTATCCGGGCGGTGCAGAAGGTGTCAGCAAGGCTATTCACGAGGGCACAGGCCAGGAAACCCGCGTCAGCATTCTGGGCCACATCCAGCGCGGCGGCACGCCCGTGTCCAGTGATCGTGTTCTCGCCAGTCGATTGGGTGAAGCTGCCGTCTACGCCCTCATGGACGGCAAGAGTGACGTGATGGTCGGCAGGCAAGGCGGAGGCATCAGCCACATTCCCCTGCATGAAACTTGGGAAAAGCGCAAAGACGTGAACCGCGACCTGTACCGCTGCGCCAAGACCCTGAGCGTGTAG
- the ftsZ gene encoding cell division protein FtsZ, whose translation MQAAKIRVIGLGGAGNNAVNRMIESGLEGVEFIAGNTDAQVLAKSHAEVRIQLGDRLTRGLGAGADPEVGEKAALEDRERIKEYLDGTDMLFITAGMGGGTGTGSAPVVAEIAREMGVLTVAIVTRPFKFEGPKRLRVAEEGIGKLADRVDGMIVVNNEKLLTAVDKKVSFREAFLIADRVLYYGVKGISDVINVEGMINLDFADVRNLLANSGTVLMGIGAGRGEKVAEEAAMSAIHSPLLERGIEGARRILVNVTGSFDLSMTDANEIVEKIREATGFEDPDILFGITPDEAAGDEVRVTVIATGFNDTPISIAGGTSGRSSIETIVKPVRGTATSSYDPKDYDIPAFLRNVERE comes from the coding sequence ATGCAAGCGGCCAAAATTCGTGTAATCGGCTTGGGCGGAGCGGGCAACAATGCCGTTAACCGCATGATTGAATCAGGACTCGAAGGCGTAGAGTTTATCGCTGGGAACACCGACGCGCAGGTGTTGGCCAAAAGCCACGCCGAAGTACGGATTCAGCTGGGAGACCGCCTGACACGCGGCCTGGGCGCAGGTGCAGACCCGGAAGTGGGCGAAAAAGCGGCCCTCGAAGACCGGGAACGCATCAAGGAATACCTTGACGGCACCGATATGCTGTTTATTACAGCGGGCATGGGCGGCGGCACGGGCACGGGTAGCGCCCCTGTAGTGGCCGAAATTGCCCGCGAGATGGGCGTCCTGACGGTGGCCATCGTCACCCGCCCCTTTAAATTTGAAGGGCCGAAGCGTCTGCGGGTGGCCGAGGAAGGCATCGGCAAACTGGCTGACCGCGTAGACGGCATGATTGTGGTGAACAACGAGAAATTGCTGACTGCCGTAGACAAGAAGGTCAGCTTCCGTGAGGCGTTCCTCATTGCTGACCGCGTCCTGTACTACGGCGTGAAGGGCATCAGCGACGTGATCAATGTAGAAGGCATGATCAACCTCGACTTCGCTGATGTACGCAACCTGCTCGCCAATTCGGGCACGGTTCTGATGGGCATCGGCGCGGGCCGGGGCGAAAAAGTGGCCGAAGAAGCCGCCATGAGCGCTATTCACAGCCCGCTGCTCGAACGTGGTATCGAGGGCGCACGCCGGATTCTGGTCAACGTGACTGGCTCGTTTGACCTGTCCATGACCGACGCCAACGAAATCGTGGAGAAAATTCGCGAGGCCACCGGCTTCGAAGATCCCGACATTCTGTTCGGCATTACGCCCGACGAAGCTGCGGGCGACGAAGTGCGCGTGACCGTGATCGCCACTGGCTTCAACGACACGCCCATCAGCATTGCCGGGGGCACGAGTGGCCGCAGCTCTATCGAAACCATCGTGAAGCCTGTACGCGGCACAGCCACGAGCAGCTACGATCCCAAGGATTACGACATCCCCGCGTTTTTGCGGAATGTAGAACGGGAATAA
- the ftsA gene encoding cell division protein FtsA — protein sequence MKENSIIVGLDIGTTKITTVIGEIAPNGTLDIIGQGSVPSEGMKRGSVVNLERATHAIRQSVAAAERVSGVKVGSVFVSVAGNHAKAITSHGLAAIRRNQEIAQPDVDRAIENARAVPLDPNLEIIHTLPQEYVVDGQEGIKSPVGMHGVRLEVDVHIVAGTAGPLLNLRRCVQEAGLKVDGFVLHALASGLATLEALEHTQTVIVIDMGGGTTDVGVFKRGNLAHSASIPIGGEHVTADLAQILKIPIEEAENVKRKYGAALPELADQDLTLEITTASGSTHAISAFELSRIIKPRIAEIYGMIRDEIDQALGPVELVAQTVVITGGASQLRGSAELARDRFRLPVRVGRPRGIGGLSDIVSSPAHAASVGLVLYGIGQDGKVPDMIFEGMETVQNGTPAPISAGTSPGNGAPAVTPATPSAPSGELVPLKLDPNATLKKDKPSFGERIKNIFKDWV from the coding sequence ATGAAGGAAAATTCAATCATTGTGGGCCTCGATATCGGCACCACGAAAATCACCACCGTCATCGGGGAGATCGCGCCAAACGGCACCCTCGACATCATCGGGCAGGGCAGCGTGCCCAGCGAGGGCATGAAACGCGGCAGCGTGGTGAACTTGGAACGCGCCACCCACGCCATCCGGCAATCGGTGGCCGCCGCCGAGCGTGTCAGCGGCGTGAAAGTGGGCAGCGTGTTCGTCAGTGTGGCGGGCAACCACGCCAAAGCCATTACCAGTCACGGGCTGGCCGCCATTCGCCGCAATCAGGAAATCGCCCAGCCTGACGTAGACCGCGCCATAGAAAACGCCCGCGCCGTACCGCTCGATCCCAATCTTGAAATCATCCATACGCTGCCGCAGGAATACGTGGTAGACGGACAGGAAGGCATCAAGAGTCCGGTGGGCATGCACGGCGTGAGGCTGGAAGTGGACGTACATATCGTGGCCGGAACCGCCGGGCCGCTGCTGAATCTGCGCCGCTGCGTGCAGGAAGCAGGCCTGAAGGTAGACGGCTTCGTGCTGCACGCGCTGGCCTCCGGACTGGCGACGTTGGAAGCCCTGGAACATACCCAGACGGTCATCGTGATCGATATGGGCGGCGGCACCACCGATGTGGGTGTGTTCAAGCGTGGCAACCTCGCCCACAGCGCCAGCATTCCGATTGGCGGTGAACATGTCACGGCAGACCTGGCGCAAATTCTCAAGATTCCGATTGAAGAAGCCGAGAACGTGAAGCGCAAGTACGGCGCGGCCCTGCCCGAATTGGCCGACCAGGATCTGACACTGGAAATTACCACCGCGTCGGGCAGCACGCACGCCATCAGCGCTTTCGAACTCTCGCGCATCATTAAGCCGCGTATCGCCGAGATTTACGGCATGATCCGCGACGAGATTGATCAGGCGTTGGGTCCAGTGGAACTTGTGGCCCAGACGGTGGTCATCACGGGCGGCGCGTCGCAGCTCCGGGGCAGTGCAGAACTGGCCCGTGACCGCTTCCGCTTGCCTGTGCGGGTGGGCCGTCCACGCGGCATCGGCGGCCTCAGCGATATCGTCAGTAGCCCTGCCCACGCTGCCAGCGTCGGTCTGGTGCTTTACGGCATCGGGCAGGACGGCAAGGTGCCGGACATGATCTTCGAGGGCATGGAAACCGTGCAAAACGGCACGCCAGCGCCCATCAGTGCGGGCACCAGCCCCGGCAACGGCGCTCCGGCTGTTACGCCCGCTACACCATCCGCCCCGTCAGGCGAACTTGTGCCATTGAAGCTCGACCCCAACGCTACGCTTAAAAAAGACAAACCAAGCTTTGGCGAGCGCATCAAAAATATCTTCAAAGATTGGGTCTGA
- a CDS encoding cell division protein FtsQ/DivIB, with amino-acid sequence MSARKVGEGNRRITPEPAEPVIMPVDAVESEPEAVPLPPAPKSRRTRLWTALGLTLAAAALAGAWFALPIRTVTVAGNSQLSEARVQELAGLTPQFGWLYYGAWRARALASHPWMLSAKIVKTFPDGISVSVVERKPYARWKRLDGSIVTLAADGTVLPGAALNSTLPLLGGWGPDRLADALYVTQLLSRYTVQSVAYTPSGVTVNTGLGAVWSGDLKSLVKYAGSISMYPNKKINIYPWGVSVQE; translated from the coding sequence ATGAGCGCCCGCAAGGTGGGCGAGGGCAACCGCCGGATTACGCCGGAGCCTGCTGAACCTGTGATCATGCCTGTTGATGCAGTGGAGTCAGAGCCGGAAGCCGTGCCTCTTCCCCCTGCCCCCAAGTCCCGCCGCACCCGCCTCTGGACAGCGTTGGGCCTGACATTGGCCGCCGCAGCTTTGGCAGGTGCTTGGTTCGCCTTGCCGATTCGCACGGTCACAGTCGCAGGCAACAGCCAACTGTCAGAGGCGCGGGTGCAGGAGCTTGCGGGCCTGACGCCGCAGTTCGGCTGGCTGTACTACGGCGCTTGGCGGGCGCGGGCGCTGGCCAGCCATCCCTGGATGTTGTCGGCCAAAATTGTCAAAACGTTTCCCGATGGCATCAGCGTGAGCGTGGTCGAACGCAAGCCCTACGCCCGCTGGAAGCGCCTGGACGGGAGCATTGTGACTCTGGCCGCCGACGGCACGGTGCTGCCCGGCGCGGCCCTCAACAGCACATTACCGCTCCTCGGTGGCTGGGGGCCAGACCGTTTGGCCGACGCCCTCTACGTCACGCAGCTCCTATCGCGCTACACTGTGCAATCGGTTGCCTATACGCCGTCTGGGGTCACGGTCAATACGGGACTCGGCGCGGTGTGGAGCGGTGATCTGAAATCCCTCGTAAAGTATGCTGGGAGCATCAGCATGTACCCAAACAAAAAAATTAACATCTACCCGTGGGGGGTGAGCGTCCAAGAATGA
- a CDS encoding UDP-N-acetylmuramate dehydrogenase produces the protein MSVSDTVAVSHTGARVERLPLARYTTLGVGGEAEVWFVSTHEQLAEAMSQPYRILGGGSNLVIADEGLRERVIRLSGPLGEADLEPDPGLSTPDQIVTGWVGGGVPLPGLIRKLQKLGWSNLEGTVGIPAQVGGAVWMNAGTRYGEMFDGLHTLEIVTPEGTRQVTPDDLKWGYRDSGIPRNHIVSRVRLKLRPSTPDAVLDAMKFADNARKGQPKMKTPGCAFKNPGGVSAGKLIDEAGLKGLRAGNAMIAPEHANFIVNLGGATSADVHTLLDAIRSRVPVPMELEYELWPEPVWPEQA, from the coding sequence GTGAGCGTTTCCGACACCGTTGCAGTCAGTCACACCGGAGCGCGGGTGGAACGCCTGCCGCTGGCCCGATACACCACCTTGGGCGTGGGCGGCGAGGCCGAAGTCTGGTTCGTGTCCACGCACGAGCAACTGGCCGAGGCCATGAGCCAGCCTTACCGGATTCTGGGCGGCGGCAGCAATCTGGTCATTGCCGACGAGGGCCTGCGCGAGCGCGTGATTCGCCTGAGTGGGCCGCTGGGCGAAGCCGACTTGGAGCCTGATCCGGGCCTCAGCACGCCCGACCAGATCGTGACTGGCTGGGTGGGCGGCGGCGTACCCCTGCCGGGGCTGATTCGCAAGCTGCAAAAGCTGGGCTGGTCTAACTTGGAGGGCACGGTGGGCATTCCGGCGCAGGTGGGCGGCGCGGTATGGATGAACGCGGGCACGCGCTACGGCGAGATGTTCGACGGCCTGCACACGCTGGAAATCGTGACGCCGGAAGGCACGCGGCAGGTCACGCCGGACGATCTGAAGTGGGGCTACCGAGACAGCGGCATTCCGCGCAACCATATCGTGTCGCGGGTGCGCTTAAAATTGCGGCCCAGTACGCCGGACGCCGTGTTGGACGCCATGAAATTTGCCGACAATGCCCGCAAGGGTCAGCCCAAGATGAAAACTCCTGGCTGCGCCTTCAAAAATCCGGGCGGCGTGAGTGCCGGAAAGCTGATCGACGAGGCGGGCCTCAAGGGACTGCGGGCCGGAAACGCCATGATCGCTCCCGAACACGCCAACTTCATCGTGAATCTGGGCGGAGCCACGAGTGCCGATGTGCATACCCTGCTGGACGCCATTCGCAGCCGCGTACCTGTGCCGATGGAACTGGAATATGAACTCTGGCCGGAACCAGTTTGGCCGGAGCAGGCATGA
- the murC gene encoding UDP-N-acetylmuramate--L-alanine ligase, with protein MGIGGIGMSAFARLLAARGLRVSGCDAQISELTAQLIKEGIPVAQHHDAAHITAQPYGRVDVLVASEAVPKDHPEVLAAHTAGVQVQPRMSLLNELLSAGPSIGVIGTHGKTTTTSMIAIAMQGAGLDPAAFVGGIVPEFGSNARVGAGPFVAEVDESDRAFALLGCETAVFTNAEDDHVGGNIATYWDTVEEQHAGFARFVSQSRRVLACADWPGLDELTGGAPERLTYGQAQGADYRAVNVRPDPDGTAFTVTWQGQGLGEARVGLPGTHNVLNALAALAVTHLYGGDFAAAAAALAAFRGPGRRWQHIGTARGEAGGALVVDDYAHNATKVAAAVQAARQTGRRVRVVFQPHRYLRTQQSWPRLADALMDADEVLMLDIAAASEDPIPGIHATLISGRMTDNGHGGVTYRPDRAEVVRYLRESAQPADIIVTMGAGDVWKLAREVVALEGVAPAEVNV; from the coding sequence ATGGGCATAGGCGGCATTGGCATGAGTGCCTTTGCCCGCTTGCTGGCAGCGCGTGGCCTGAGGGTCAGCGGCTGCGACGCCCAGATTTCCGAACTGACTGCCCAACTTATCAAAGAAGGGATTCCGGTGGCCCAGCACCACGACGCCGCGCACATTACGGCGCAGCCCTATGGCCGGGTAGACGTACTGGTGGCCTCTGAAGCCGTGCCCAAAGACCATCCGGAAGTGCTGGCGGCACACACAGCGGGCGTGCAGGTGCAGCCCCGGATGTCGTTGCTGAACGAACTGTTGTCGGCTGGCCCCAGCATCGGCGTGATCGGCACACACGGCAAAACCACCACCACGTCCATGATCGCCATCGCCATGCAGGGCGCAGGCCTTGACCCGGCGGCGTTCGTGGGCGGCATCGTACCCGAATTTGGCAGCAATGCGCGCGTGGGGGCTGGCCCCTTTGTGGCCGAGGTGGACGAATCTGACCGGGCCTTTGCGCTGCTGGGCTGCGAAACCGCCGTGTTTACCAACGCCGAGGATGACCATGTGGGCGGCAACATTGCAACTTACTGGGACACGGTAGAGGAACAGCACGCCGGATTTGCCCGCTTCGTGTCTCAGTCGCGGCGGGTGCTGGCCTGCGCCGATTGGCCGGGGCTGGATGAACTGACGGGCGGCGCACCCGAACGGCTGACCTATGGACAGGCACAGGGGGCCGATTACCGCGCCGTAAATGTGCGGCCTGATCCGGACGGCACGGCATTCACGGTGACCTGGCAGGGTCAGGGGTTGGGCGAGGCGCGGGTGGGCCTGCCCGGAACCCACAACGTGCTGAACGCACTGGCAGCGTTGGCCGTTACGCACCTGTATGGCGGAGATTTTGCCGCCGCAGCCGCAGCTTTGGCCGCTTTCCGGGGGCCGGGACGCCGCTGGCAGCACATCGGTACGGCGCGGGGCGAGGCGGGTGGGGCGCTGGTCGTCGACGATTACGCCCACAACGCCACCAAAGTCGCCGCCGCCGTACAGGCAGCCCGCCAGACCGGGCGGCGCGTGCGGGTGGTCTTTCAACCTCACCGCTACCTGCGCACCCAGCAGTCCTGGCCCCGCCTCGCCGACGCGCTCATGGACGCCGACGAGGTGCTGATGCTGGACATCGCTGCCGCTTCCGAAGACCCGATTCCGGGCATTCACGCCACGCTTATTTCGGGCCGAATGACGGACAATGGACACGGCGGCGTGACCTACAGACCGGATCGTGCAGAAGTCGTGCGATACCTGCGCGAGTCGGCCCAGCCCGCCGATATCATCGTGACGATGGGCGCGGGCGACGTGTGGAAGCTGGCCCGTGAAGTGGTGGCGCTTGAAGGGGTGGCTCCGGCTGAGGTGAACGTGTGA
- the murG gene encoding undecaprenyldiphospho-muramoylpentapeptide beta-N-acetylglucosaminyltransferase has protein sequence MSLIVMATGGTGGHIYPAVATARALMARGHSALILGQRGGMEERIAAEQGLPFEGVDAGKLARSGQGRPDPRELLKAGQGLAQARAVLRRLKPGVVVGYGGFASLPGVLAAQSLGLPTLLHEQNARLGLTQRLAVYRAKAVGTAYERVIGLPPAKTTMVGMPTRETRMSRADALAQLGLQDGPLTLLVMGGSQGSLALNSAVPDTLRYVLGEEGLLGAGAGGGVSQMSTPVSTGARGEMKAGAGLAQIDLDFTGPHLSNPDHSLRDSPAVQVLHSTGPRWLGEVAPRVQDLGWYHPTGFVDAVAAWSAADVAITRAGTGTLAEAAFHGVPVIMIPLPESAENHQYHNAAAVQAAGAGRMVEQHRVGEALGEAVLECAASGTRTAMQAAALARSPVGAADRFADLIERHLNRL, from the coding sequence GTGAGTTTAATAGTCATGGCAACGGGCGGCACGGGCGGGCACATTTACCCGGCGGTAGCGACGGCGCGGGCGCTGATGGCGCGGGGGCATTCGGCGCTGATTTTGGGACAGCGCGGCGGTATGGAAGAACGCATCGCCGCCGAACAGGGCCTGCCGTTTGAGGGTGTGGACGCCGGAAAACTGGCCCGCAGTGGGCAGGGCCGCCCCGACCCCCGGGAACTGTTGAAGGCTGGACAGGGATTGGCACAGGCGCGGGCGGTCCTGAGACGCCTGAAACCCGGCGTGGTGGTGGGCTACGGCGGATTTGCCAGTTTGCCAGGAGTGTTGGCTGCCCAAAGCTTGGGCCTGCCCACCCTTCTACATGAACAAAATGCACGGCTGGGGCTGACGCAACGGCTGGCGGTCTACCGGGCAAAAGCAGTGGGCACCGCCTATGAACGCGTGATCGGATTGCCGCCCGCCAAAACCACGATGGTCGGCATGCCCACCCGCGAAACCCGCATGAGCCGCGCCGACGCGTTGGCACAGTTGGGCCTGCAAGATGGCCCTCTCACGCTGCTGGTCATGGGCGGCTCTCAGGGGTCTCTGGCCCTCAACAGTGCCGTGCCCGACACCCTGCGGTATGTTCTGGGCGAGGAAGGCCTGCTGGGAGCCGGGGCAGGCGGCGGCGTTTCTCAGATGAGTACGCCCGTGAGTACCGGAGCCAGAGGCGAGATGAAAGCCGGGGCCGGATTGGCACAGATTGATCTGGACTTTACTGGGCCGCACCTTTCCAACCCTGACCACAGCCTCCGCGACAGCCCCGCCGTACAGGTCTTGCATTCTACCGGGCCGCGCTGGTTGGGAGAGGTGGCCCCCCGCGTGCAGGATCTGGGCTGGTATCACCCCACCGGATTTGTGGACGCGGTGGCGGCGTGGTCGGCGGCGGATGTGGCGATCACGCGGGCAGGCACGGGCACGCTGGCCGAGGCTGCCTTTCACGGCGTGCCCGTCATCATGATTCCCCTGCCCGAATCGGCAGAAAATCACCAGTACCACAACGCGGCGGCGGTACAGGCGGCGGGAGCGGGCCGCATGGTGGAGCAGCACCGAGTGGGCGAGGCACTGGGGGAAGCGGTGTTAGAGTGTGCGGCGTCGGGCACGCGAACCGCCATGCAAGCGGCGGCCCTGGCGCGCTCTCCTGTAGGAGCCGCAGACCGCTTCGCAGACCTGATAGAGCGGCACCTGAATCGCCTCTGA
- a CDS encoding AIM24 family protein, which translates to MTNMTPGADGSYNLRDFLVQTAERDNPGEVFELESSKMLEARVDGRIWSKLGAMIAYKGNLNFKREGTLEGGLMKALKRAVSQEMSPLAKIEGRGVVYLADQGKEVSILRLQGDTLNVSGNDLLAFEDSVKYDITMHRRIAGMAAGGLFSVRVQGHGLVAILSHGKPLTLRVTPNEPLFTDPNATVAWSGNLTPQLRVDSSLRSIFGRGGGETYQMVFQGDGFVVVQPYEEFEQGLGGESKGGGISDLFD; encoded by the coding sequence ATGACCAACATGACCCCCGGTGCCGATGGTAGCTACAACCTCCGTGACTTTCTGGTGCAAACTGCCGAGCGCGACAATCCCGGCGAGGTCTTTGAACTGGAAAGCAGCAAGATGCTGGAAGCCCGCGTGGATGGCCGCATCTGGAGCAAATTGGGCGCGATGATCGCCTATAAGGGTAACCTGAATTTCAAGCGCGAGGGCACGCTGGAAGGCGGCCTGATGAAAGCCCTGAAACGCGCTGTGAGCCAGGAGATGAGTCCACTCGCCAAAATCGAGGGGCGCGGCGTGGTGTATCTGGCCGATCAGGGCAAAGAAGTCAGTATTTTGCGGCTGCAAGGCGACACCCTGAACGTCAGCGGCAACGACCTGTTGGCCTTTGAGGACAGCGTGAAATACGACATCACGATGCACCGCCGGATCGCGGGTATGGCGGCGGGCGGCCTGTTCAGTGTGCGGGTGCAGGGGCATGGGCTGGTGGCGATTCTCAGTCACGGCAAACCGCTGACCCTGCGCGTCACGCCCAACGAACCCCTGTTTACCGACCCCAACGCCACCGTCGCCTGGAGCGGCAACCTGACGCCGCAACTGCGCGTGGATTCCAGCCTGCGCTCTATTTTTGGGCGCGGCGGCGGCGAAACGTATCAGATGGTGTTTCAGGGCGACGGCTTCGTGGTGGTGCAGCCCTACGAGGAATTTGAGCAGGGCCTGGGCGGCGAGAGCAAGGGGGGCGGAATCAGTGATCTGTTTGACTGA